In a single window of the Rhinoraja longicauda isolate Sanriku21f chromosome 10, sRhiLon1.1, whole genome shotgun sequence genome:
- the fkbp3 gene encoding peptidyl-prolyl cis-trans isomerase FKBP3 isoform X2, with the protein MLLCPPKIISKCWSNLLVLVIQHPWRTWFLGEHKLMGNIKNVAKTAKKDQLITAYSHLFETKRFKGTECAENVTQQLKDVKLEAAQDKRKGKKAEVTVNEEPPKYTKTMLQKGDKINFPKKGDTVHCWYTGTLEDGTVFDSNVASGSKKKKAAKPLSFKVGVGKVIRGWDEALLTMSKGEKARLHIESDWGYGKKGHPEAKIPPNAKLIFEVELVDIE; encoded by the exons atgctgctttGCCCCCCAAAAAtaatctcaaagtgctggagtaacttgttgGTGCTGGTtattcagcatccctggagaacatgg TTTCTCGGTGAACATAAGTTAATGGGAAATATCAAGAATGTTGCCAAGACTGCAAAGAAGGATCAGCTAATAACTGCCTACAGTCATCTTTTTGAAACTAAG AGATTTAAAGGCACAGAATGTGCAGAGAACGTCACCCAGCAGCTTAAAGATGTGAAATTGGAGGCTGCACAGGACAAAAGGAAGGGGAAAAAAGCTGAAGTGACTGTAAATGAG GAACCACCAAAATATACCAAAACCATGTTGCAAAAAGGTGACAAAATCAACTTTCCAAAGAAGGGTGACACTGTTCACTGTTGGTATACTGGAACGTTAGAAGACGGGACTGTGTTCGACTCAAACGTTGCTTCTG GTTCAAAAAAGAAAAAGGCAGCAAAACCTTTGAGCTTTAAAGTAGGAGTTGGAAAAGTCATCCGAGGG TGGGATGAAGCACTCCTGACCATGAGTAAAGGAGAAAAAGCCCGCTTACATATTGAATCTGATTGGGGATACGGTAAGAAAGGGCACCCAGAAGCCAA AATTCCACCAAATGCTAAACTCATTTTTGAAGTTGAGCTCGTGGATATTGAATAA
- the fkbp3 gene encoding peptidyl-prolyl cis-trans isomerase FKBP3 isoform X1: MAAEPARQWSDEQLRGEEVAKKDIIHFLQHNASEMFLGEHKLMGNIKNVAKTAKKDQLITAYSHLFETKRFKGTECAENVTQQLKDVKLEAAQDKRKGKKAEVTVNEEPPKYTKTMLQKGDKINFPKKGDTVHCWYTGTLEDGTVFDSNVASGSKKKKAAKPLSFKVGVGKVIRGWDEALLTMSKGEKARLHIESDWGYGKKGHPEAKIPPNAKLIFEVELVDIE, encoded by the exons ATGGCCGCGGAGCCAGCGAGACAGTGGAGCGACGAGCAGCTGCGgggcgaggaggtggccaagaagGACATCATCCACTTTCTGCAGCACAACGCCTCGGAGATG TTTCTCGGTGAACATAAGTTAATGGGAAATATCAAGAATGTTGCCAAGACTGCAAAGAAGGATCAGCTAATAACTGCCTACAGTCATCTTTTTGAAACTAAG AGATTTAAAGGCACAGAATGTGCAGAGAACGTCACCCAGCAGCTTAAAGATGTGAAATTGGAGGCTGCACAGGACAAAAGGAAGGGGAAAAAAGCTGAAGTGACTGTAAATGAG GAACCACCAAAATATACCAAAACCATGTTGCAAAAAGGTGACAAAATCAACTTTCCAAAGAAGGGTGACACTGTTCACTGTTGGTATACTGGAACGTTAGAAGACGGGACTGTGTTCGACTCAAACGTTGCTTCTG GTTCAAAAAAGAAAAAGGCAGCAAAACCTTTGAGCTTTAAAGTAGGAGTTGGAAAAGTCATCCGAGGG TGGGATGAAGCACTCCTGACCATGAGTAAAGGAGAAAAAGCCCGCTTACATATTGAATCTGATTGGGGATACGGTAAGAAAGGGCACCCAGAAGCCAA AATTCCACCAAATGCTAAACTCATTTTTGAAGTTGAGCTCGTGGATATTGAATAA
- the faua gene encoding FAU ubiquitin like and ribosomal protein S30 fusion a has protein sequence MQLFLRAQNTHTLDVTGEETVGELKAHVESLEGISSGDQVILLAGSPLDDDAVIGQCGINEHTTLEVVARLLGGKVHGSLARAGKVKGQTPKVAKQEKRKKKTGRAKRRMQYNRRFVNVVPYFGKRKGPNSNS, from the exons ATGCAGTTGTTTCTACGAGCTCAAAACACCCACACACTTGATGTGACTGGGGAAGAGACTGTTGGGGAACTTAAG GCCCATGTTGAATCATTGGAAGGCATCTCTTCTGGTGATCAAGTGATCCTGTTGGCTGGCTCTCCCTTGGATGATGATGCTGTTATTGGCCAATGTGGTATCAATGAGCACACTACTTTGGAAGTAGTTGCTCGATTGTTGGGTG GTAAAGTGCATGGGTCCCTTGCTCGTGCTGGAAAGGTGAAGGGCCAGACGCCAAAG GTTGCAAAGCAAGAAAAGAGGAAAAAGAAGACTGGCCGTGCAAAGAGACGCATGCAGTACAATCGCCGCTTTGTAAATGTTGTGCCGTACTTCGGCAAGAGGAAGGGGCCAAATTCAAACTCTTAA